In a genomic window of Paraburkholderia acidiphila:
- a CDS encoding DUF3563 family protein gives MFAKLVSKLEAHFAAVEAQRRDAYLASSADLADLERRSRYFDVNHNPFAPYYLDEPIDWRH, from the coding sequence ATGTTCGCCAAACTCGTCAGCAAGCTCGAAGCACACTTCGCGGCCGTGGAAGCCCAACGACGCGATGCCTACCTCGCCTCGTCGGCCGATCTTGCCGATCTCGAGCGCCGAAGCCGGTATTTCGACGTGAACCACAATCCGTTCGCGCCTTACTACCTCGATGAGCCCATCGACTGGCGGCATTAA
- a CDS encoding glycosyltransferase, whose protein sequence is MKLLIATYGTEGDARPFAALCRGLMDAGHEAHLLADAATLGSARALGVPATALAGDIRGMLRPDHAIAGVVGKGGGFNETARALAKIANENAPSWMRTIVETGDGCDAILVAGLAAFVGLSAAEYLGAKGIGSGMIPLTPTAAFPSAFLPSAWVPRVLNRASHGLVNAMLWKAFRDKTNAARATFGLPPRKAVWKDHPMVYGISPSLLAVPADWPANAHLCGQWLAPSPAWTPPPALAHFLAAGEAPVYIGFGSMTGFDNARLLAALIEAMRGRRALFYPGWSGIDPKTLPENFFVVGDTPHDWLLPRTAAVIHHGGSGTSHSATRAGVPSIVTPFAGDQFFWAQRLRAAGVAPAAVDGRKPSAKAFASALDFTASEAVRSRARALGKTLRAENGVENAVAVLERIVAVDVREGA, encoded by the coding sequence ATGAAGCTACTGATCGCAACCTACGGCACCGAGGGCGATGCGCGCCCGTTCGCCGCGCTGTGCCGTGGCTTGATGGACGCCGGGCACGAAGCGCACCTGCTGGCGGATGCCGCCACGCTGGGCAGCGCCCGCGCACTCGGCGTGCCGGCCACGGCGCTCGCCGGCGACATTCGCGGCATGCTGCGCCCGGACCATGCCATCGCCGGCGTCGTCGGGAAAGGCGGCGGCTTCAATGAGACCGCACGCGCGCTCGCGAAGATCGCCAACGAAAACGCGCCGTCGTGGATGCGCACCATCGTCGAGACGGGCGACGGTTGCGATGCCATTCTGGTTGCCGGGCTGGCCGCGTTCGTGGGGCTTTCCGCGGCGGAATATCTGGGCGCGAAAGGCATCGGCTCGGGCATGATCCCGCTCACGCCCACGGCGGCCTTCCCCTCTGCGTTCCTGCCGTCCGCCTGGGTGCCGCGCGTGCTCAACCGCGCGAGCCACGGCCTTGTGAACGCCATGCTCTGGAAGGCATTCCGCGACAAGACCAACGCCGCGCGCGCGACGTTCGGCCTGCCGCCGCGCAAGGCGGTATGGAAGGACCACCCGATGGTGTATGGCATCTCGCCAAGCCTGCTGGCCGTGCCCGCCGACTGGCCCGCGAACGCGCATCTTTGCGGACAGTGGCTCGCGCCGAGCCCGGCCTGGACCCCGCCGCCCGCATTGGCGCACTTCCTCGCCGCTGGCGAAGCGCCCGTCTACATCGGCTTTGGCAGCATGACGGGCTTCGACAATGCGCGCCTGCTGGCCGCCCTGATCGAAGCCATGCGGGGCCGGCGCGCACTCTTCTACCCGGGCTGGAGCGGCATCGATCCAAAGACGCTTCCCGAAAACTTCTTCGTTGTCGGCGACACGCCGCACGACTGGCTGCTCCCGCGCACCGCCGCCGTCATTCATCACGGCGGCTCCGGTACTTCGCACTCCGCAACACGCGCCGGCGTGCCTTCCATCGTGACGCCGTTCGCGGGCGACCAGTTCTTCTGGGCGCAGCGCCTGCGCGCGGCGGGCGTCGCACCGGCGGCCGTCGATGGACGCAAGCCGAGCGCCAAAGCGTTCGCGAGCGCGCTCGACTTTACCGCCAGCGAAGCGGTGCGAAGCCGCGCCCGCGCATTAGGCAAAACGTTGCGTGCGGAAAACGGCGTGGAGAACGCGGTGGCCGTCCTCGAGCGCATCGTCGCGGTCGACGTGCGCGAGGGCGCCTGA
- a CDS encoding universal stress protein, which yields MSRTIVVAISQNSTDAFLASALDTARRCDAHILAVHIVDLTPCLTGMGEHLDYGMIAGAMEESGRETLARAMRILEGNQRGAQARMLTSPLSGSTIGRQIAAVCDAAGAERVLLGVRKPGWWRFMNEDVAATVQRQTSTSVQIVVNTRCAPGLHRALQSHRHQRSGWVR from the coding sequence ATGTCCAGGACCATCGTTGTTGCAATCAGCCAGAATTCGACCGACGCATTCCTCGCGTCGGCACTCGATACCGCCAGACGTTGCGACGCGCATATTCTCGCCGTGCATATCGTCGACTTGACGCCGTGCTTGACGGGCATGGGCGAGCACCTGGACTACGGGATGATCGCGGGCGCTATGGAAGAAAGCGGCCGCGAGACGCTGGCCCGCGCGATGCGGATACTGGAAGGCAATCAACGCGGCGCTCAGGCGCGCATGTTGACGTCACCGCTGTCCGGGTCGACTATTGGCCGCCAGATCGCTGCGGTTTGTGACGCAGCAGGTGCCGAGCGTGTTCTTCTGGGAGTACGCAAACCGGGTTGGTGGCGCTTCATGAATGAAGATGTCGCCGCGACCGTTCAGCGCCAAACGAGCACATCCGTACAAATCGTCGTCAATACGCGCTGCGCGCCGGGGCTTCATCGCGCGCTCCAGAGCCATCGGCACCAACGCTCAGGATGGGTTCGCTGA
- a CDS encoding YMGG-like glycine zipper-containing protein — protein MKPSQTACLVISACIVALGLGGCAIIPPTGPTVVALPPKGKPLGEFQQEDYACRNYAFRTDGAAQPSASHGALGSTAIGTAGGAAAGALLGAAAGNAGVGAAIGAGAGLLLGSAVGANSAQANSASLQASYDAAYSQCMASKGNSISQPAVYATAPAYAPPPMLVPAPVVYGYPHAFTYWAY, from the coding sequence ATGAAACCCTCACAAACCGCCTGCCTTGTCATATCCGCCTGCATCGTCGCCCTCGGCCTGGGCGGGTGCGCCATCATTCCGCCAACGGGCCCAACCGTGGTCGCCTTGCCGCCGAAGGGCAAGCCGCTAGGCGAGTTCCAGCAGGAGGACTATGCATGCCGGAATTACGCCTTCCGCACGGACGGCGCGGCCCAGCCTTCGGCGAGCCATGGCGCGCTGGGCAGTACGGCCATCGGCACCGCAGGCGGCGCGGCAGCCGGCGCGCTTCTAGGCGCTGCTGCGGGCAACGCCGGTGTTGGCGCGGCGATCGGCGCCGGCGCGGGTTTGCTGCTTGGGAGCGCCGTCGGCGCCAATAGCGCGCAGGCGAATTCCGCGAGTTTGCAGGCCAGTTACGACGCGGCTTACTCGCAATGCATGGCGTCCAAGGGCAACAGCATCTCGCAGCCGGCCGTCTATGCGACCGCGCCCGCGTACGCCCCGCCCCCCATGCTGGTACCGGCGCCGGTTGTCTACGGCTATCCGCACGCCTTCACCTACTGGGCGTACTGA